From Anopheles darlingi chromosome 2, idAnoDarlMG_H_01, whole genome shotgun sequence, the proteins below share one genomic window:
- the LOC125950228 gene encoding serine-rich adhesin for platelets isoform X2, producing the protein MTLIGPSAPGMAFMMKKKKYKFSVELHLEELVEVPFLNAVLFAKVRLLDGGSFQEHSNREEVKNHTVRWGQKFEFLCKMTSNASTGVLDPCTVRISVRKEIKGGRSYQKLGFTDLNLAEFAGAGLTSRKCLLEGYDARHRQDNSMLNVSLRMHMIQGDILFKVPSPSPKSKTALPQDNLALGLQPTDPAMAVAPGGGTTGGTAVGGGPPVVTPVVARSVTTKEDPAVSGFDSLPKKSKQPTTNQGFPPSLEHQQSIEMDPLSSYVITDSGISESSEPPSSILDFQSNLPIVAPVAVATTSPQQSNNTVVVGGGAGTVGQVVVPVAGTTVPAVPGTAVPTAVVAGTTAEMGHSRNSSNTSQMSKGSGYSSFSHSQHSRQSSEGDSGHQSGGSGSIAGFGGHHHHHRTPTKTVTANRLLMKLRLPQTPNSDSGDELYATPDITVLSDADSSEDQTEPGVDEFGTPTAEIPLAKLVKIKSMNNLAIPKGSMFPDEDQPDYQGRASLLLEAAALGVVTDDLSVLAPGTPGLLNLNRMKSMGNLSAYEREFGDTPVDLLKLKKDFETRRFSFAKMKSLTDLTVDDERDDVLVRRRRQVEADERSSPDADGKPQSPGAHSFTGSGFEQANRFLPFQMRNSFNGGVYRKRSGIGYTRYIGLEDDVTSPDMARLACSNMTKIGSLGTIPTAGFDQVDHVPFLTPNIGRKRFASTNTSATSSPDENDQPVLSRAQQSKHVVTTTTTSAVAAKVVARGGSTRSANPFERNFRKSAPIGGLSPDGTIPIGGAALSLANCSSASVQQLPIGGGSGGGGYFRQSDSNFYNIARNYPIGKSSSANLESLKHRSSYNNFPLGLKTSPNGAANLAISSSKVTAAVSKLEGAGVTMKGGTAGTNTKTSGAKGSTAGSVAATAVTKAVPVTATAIQPAASGNRVFHRFRSVVRVVLKLIIKRPSTNQSTNDCHRSATTSTTASTTSTTTTSTTTITTASTSSSNSSHTSNSTTTSTSTNTTTTTTNTATSATVLKNPSSSSIPMSETGSLDRMKSAVERRKKGAGLDGDNGTGPTLSGRVEGTRVNTGLIIDELLKNTKLEHIEDEKNPTGLALYISSDGTTMVGSHEVRSRMPAGAFKQVVMENPR; encoded by the exons ATGACACTGATAGGGCCCAGTGCCCCCGGAATGGCATttatgatgaagaagaagaagtacaaGTTCTCGGTGGAGCTGCACCTGGAGGAGCTGGTTGAGGTTCCGTTCCTCAATGCGGTGCTGTTCGCGAAGGTTCGGCTGCTGGACGGTGGTTCCTTTCAGGAGCACAGCAATCG GGAAGAGGTGAAAAATCACACCGTCCGGTGGGGCCAAAAGTTCGAGTTCCTCTGTAAGATGACGTCGAATGCGTCAACCGGTGTGCTGGATCCCTGCACCGTACGGATATCGGTGCGCAAAGAGATCAAAGGTGGCCGAAGCTATCAG AAACTAGGCTTCACCGATCTTAACCTGGCCGAGTTTGCGGGTGCAGGCTTGACGTCGCGAAAGTGCTTACTCGAGGGTTACGATGCACGGCACCGGCAGGACAACTCGATGCTGAACGTGTCCCTTCGAATGCACATGATCCAGGGTGATATTTTGTTTAAAGT TCCTTCTCCCAGTCCAAAGTCGAAGACAGCACTTCCACAGGACAACCTAGCACTAGGGCTGCAGCCGACCGATCCGGCGATGGCAGTTGCTCCCGGTGGAGGTACCACTGGTGGTACCGCCGTTGGTGGCGGTCCACCTGTCGTGACACCTGTAGTAGCTCGTAGCGTTACCACCAAAGAGGATCCCGCCGTATCCGGGTTCGATTCGCTGCCGAAAAAATCCAAGCAACCCACTACCAACCAGGGTTTCCCTCCGTCACTAG AACACCAACAATCAATCGAGATGGATCCGCTGTCATCGTACGTGATTACCGATTCCGGTATCTCTGAATCTTCCGAACCGCCATCGTCAATACTGGACTTCCAGTCGAATCTTCCGATCGTGGCACCGGTCGCGGTTGCCACGACTTCCCCGCAACAGTCCAACAATACGGTGGTAgtcggcggtggtgccggtactgTTGGTCAGGTGGTGGTACCCGTGGCGGGTACGACGGTTCCTGCAGTACCGGGCACTGCGGTGCCCACGGCTGTCGTCGCCGGAACTACAGCGGAAATGGGGCATTCCCGTAACTCGAGCAATACTAGTCAA ATGTCCAAAGGTTCCGGTTACAGCAGTTTCTCCCACAGTCAACATTCGAGGCAAAGCTCCGAGGGAGATTCAGGCCATCAGAG CGGCGGTAGCGGCAGCATCGCCGGATTCggtgggcaccaccaccatcatcggacaCCAACGAAGACGGTCACCGCTAACCGGTTACTGATGAAGCTGCGCCTTCCGCAAACGCCAAATTCGGACTCGGGCGACGAGCTGTACGCGACGCCGGACATCACGGTGCTATCGGATGCGGACAGCAGCGAGGACCAGACCGAACCGGGTGTCGATGAGTTCGGGACGCCAACGGCCGAGATACCGCTCGCGAAGCTGGTCAAGATCAAGAGCATGAACAATTTGGCCATCCCGAAGGGTAGCATGTTCCCAGACGAAGACCAACCGGACTACCAGGGACGGGCGAGCCTGCTGCTAGAGGCGGCAGCACTAGGTGTGGTCACCGATGATCTGAGCGTGCTGGCACCCGGTACGCCCGGGCTGCTCAACCTGAACCGCATGAAATCCATGGGCAATCTGTCCGCGTACGAGCGTGAGTTCGGCGACACGCCGGTAGATCTGCTGAAGCTCAAGAAGGACTTTGAAACGCGTCGGTTCAGCTttgcaaaaatgaaatcccTTACCGATCTGACGGTCGATGATGAGCGGGATGACGTATTGGTACGAAGGCGCCGCCAGGTGGAAGCCGATGAAAGAAGCTCACCGGACGCGGACGGTAAACCGCAGTCACCGGGTGCCCATTCCTTCACCGGTTCCGGCTTCGAGCAGGCCAAccgcttccttcccttccagaTGCGCAACTCATTCAATGGTGGCGTATACCGGAAGCGGTCCGGTATCGGGTACACCCGGTACATAGGGCTCGAGGATGATGTTACGTCGCCGGATATGGCGCGGCTCGCTTGCAGTAATATGACCAAGATTGGTTCGCTCGGTACGATACCGACGGCCGGATTCGATCAGGTTGACCATGTACCCTTCCTAACACCCAACATTGGCCGCAAACGATTCGCCTCGACCAACAcgagcgccaccagcagccctGATGAGAATGATCAGCCGGTGCTGAGCAGAGCGCAACAGAGCAAACACGTcgtaacgacgacaacgacctcAGCAGTAGCTGCCAAAGTAGTGGCACGTGGTGGTTCCACCCGATCGGCCAATCCATTCGAGCGAAACTTCCGCAAGAGTGCACCAATCGGTGGCTTGAGTCCCGACGGGACGatcccgatcggtggtgcgGCACTCTCGCTAGCCAACTGTTCATCCGCCTCCGTCCAGCAGCTgcccatcggtggtggtagtgggggtGGTGGCTACTTCCGGCAGTCCGATAGCAACTTCTACAACATTGCCCGCAACTATCCGATCGGGAAGTCATCGTCGGCGAACCTGGAATCGCTCAAGCATCGTTCCTCGTACAACAACTTTCCGCTCGGTCTGAAAACGTCCCCGAACGGTGCTGCAAACCTGGCGATCAGCAGTAGCAAAGTGACGGCCGCCGTTTCAAAGCTTGAGGGTGCCGGTGTCACTATGAAGGGAGGTACCGCGggcaccaacaccaagacATCCGGCGCGAAAGGGTCGACCGCAggttcggtggcggcgacggcagtgACGAAAGCGGTGCCCGTGACCGCGACGGCCATTCAACCAGCCGCGTCCGGAAATCGTGTCTTCCATAG ATTCCGCTCGGTAGTGCGCGTGGTGCTAAAGTTGATCATTAAAAGACCATCGACAAACCAATCGACAAACGATTGTCACAGGTCTGCCACCACTTCTACTACCGCCtctactactagtactactaccactagtactactactattactactgctagtactagtagtagtaactCTAGCCATACTTCCAATTCTACTACTACATCTACTtctaccaacaccacaaccaccaccaccaacactgctACCAGTGCGACGGTGTTAAA AAATCCCAGCTCTAGCTCAATTCCAATGAGTGAAACCGGCTCACTGGATCGCATGAAGTCGGCAGTGGAACGACGGAAAAAGGGTGCCGGACTGGACGGAGACAACGGCACGGGACCGACGCTTTCGGGCCGTGTCGAGGGCACGCGCGTCAACACGGGGCTGATAATCGATGAGCTACTGAAAAACACCAAACTAGAACACATAGAAGATGAGAAAA ATCCCACCGGACTAGCGCTGTACATCAGTAGCGATGGTACGACGATGGTTGGCAGCCACGAGGTGCGCTCGCGAATGCCGGCCGGAGCATTCAAGCAGGTGGTTATGGAAAATCCAAgatag
- the LOC125950228 gene encoding uncharacterized protein LOC125950228 isoform X4 encodes MTLIGPSAPGMAFMMKKKKYKFSVELHLEELVEVPFLNAVLFAKVRLLDGGSFQEHSNREEVKNHTVRWGQKFEFLCKMTSNASTGVLDPCTVRISVRKEIKGGRSYQKLGFTDLNLAEFAGAGLTSRKCLLEGYDARHRQDNSMLNVSLRMHMIQGDILFKVPSPSPKSKTALPQDNLALGLQPTDPAMAVAPGGGTTGGTAVGGGPPVVTPVVARSVTTKEDPAVSGFDSLPKKSKQPTTNQGFPPSLEHQQSIEMDPLSSYVITDSGISESSEPPSSILDFQSNLPIVAPVAVATTSPQQSNNTVVVGGGAGTVGQVVVPVAGTTVPAVPGTAVPTAVVAGTTAEMGHSRNSSNTSQMSKGSGYSSFSHSQHSRQSSEGDSGHQRFRQPAMATFPHSKPLITVSHSTVPSSSSGTSAHHHQPLVNGGLSRFVNANKQLLTSGGSGSIAGFGGHHHHHRTPTKTVTANRLLMKLRLPQTPNSDSGDELYATPDITVLSDADSSEDQTEPGVDEFGTPTAEIPLAKLVKIKSMNNLAIPKGSMFPDEDQPDYQGRASLLLEAAALGVVTDDLSVLAPGTPGLLNLNRMKSMGNLSAYEREFGDTPVDLLKLKKDFETRRFSFAKMKSLTDLTVDDERDDVLVRRRRQVEADERSSPDADGKPQSPGAHSFTGSGFEQANRFLPFQMRNSFNGGVYRKRSGIGYTRYIGLEDDVTSPDMARLACSNMTKIGSLGTIPTAGFDQVDHVPFLTPNIGRKRFASTNTSATSSPDENDQPVLSRAQQSKHVVTTTTTSAVAAKVVARGGSTRSANPFERNFRKSAPIGGLSPDGTIPIGGAALSLANCSSASVQQLPIGGGSGGGGYFRQSDSNFYNIARNYPIGKSSSANLESLKHRSSYNNFPLGLKTSPNGAANLAISSSKVTAAVSKLEGAGVTMKGGTAGTNTKTSGAKGSTAGSVAATAVTKAVPVTATAIQPAASGNRVFHRNPSSSSIPMSETGSLDRMKSAVERRKKGAGLDGDNGTGPTLSGRVEGTRVNTGLIIDELLKNTKLEHIEDEKNPTGLALYISSDGTTMVGSHEVRSRMPAGAFKQVVMENPR; translated from the exons ATGACACTGATAGGGCCCAGTGCCCCCGGAATGGCATttatgatgaagaagaagaagtacaaGTTCTCGGTGGAGCTGCACCTGGAGGAGCTGGTTGAGGTTCCGTTCCTCAATGCGGTGCTGTTCGCGAAGGTTCGGCTGCTGGACGGTGGTTCCTTTCAGGAGCACAGCAATCG GGAAGAGGTGAAAAATCACACCGTCCGGTGGGGCCAAAAGTTCGAGTTCCTCTGTAAGATGACGTCGAATGCGTCAACCGGTGTGCTGGATCCCTGCACCGTACGGATATCGGTGCGCAAAGAGATCAAAGGTGGCCGAAGCTATCAG AAACTAGGCTTCACCGATCTTAACCTGGCCGAGTTTGCGGGTGCAGGCTTGACGTCGCGAAAGTGCTTACTCGAGGGTTACGATGCACGGCACCGGCAGGACAACTCGATGCTGAACGTGTCCCTTCGAATGCACATGATCCAGGGTGATATTTTGTTTAAAGT TCCTTCTCCCAGTCCAAAGTCGAAGACAGCACTTCCACAGGACAACCTAGCACTAGGGCTGCAGCCGACCGATCCGGCGATGGCAGTTGCTCCCGGTGGAGGTACCACTGGTGGTACCGCCGTTGGTGGCGGTCCACCTGTCGTGACACCTGTAGTAGCTCGTAGCGTTACCACCAAAGAGGATCCCGCCGTATCCGGGTTCGATTCGCTGCCGAAAAAATCCAAGCAACCCACTACCAACCAGGGTTTCCCTCCGTCACTAG AACACCAACAATCAATCGAGATGGATCCGCTGTCATCGTACGTGATTACCGATTCCGGTATCTCTGAATCTTCCGAACCGCCATCGTCAATACTGGACTTCCAGTCGAATCTTCCGATCGTGGCACCGGTCGCGGTTGCCACGACTTCCCCGCAACAGTCCAACAATACGGTGGTAgtcggcggtggtgccggtactgTTGGTCAGGTGGTGGTACCCGTGGCGGGTACGACGGTTCCTGCAGTACCGGGCACTGCGGTGCCCACGGCTGTCGTCGCCGGAACTACAGCGGAAATGGGGCATTCCCGTAACTCGAGCAATACTAGTCAA ATGTCCAAAGGTTCCGGTTACAGCAGTTTCTCCCACAGTCAACATTCGAGGCAAAGCTCCGAGGGAGATTCAGGCCATCAGAG ATTCCGGCAACCGGCCATGGCCACCTTTCCGCATAGTAAACCGCTCATTACGGTATCGCACAGTACGGTGCCGTCCAGTAGTAGTGGCACaagcgcacaccaccaccagcccttAGTTAACGGTGGCTTGAGTCGTTTCGTGAATGCTAATAAGCAACTTCTCACTAGCGGCGGTAGCGGCAGCATCGCCGGATTCggtgggcaccaccaccatcatcggacaCCAACGAAGACGGTCACCGCTAACCGGTTACTGATGAAGCTGCGCCTTCCGCAAACGCCAAATTCGGACTCGGGCGACGAGCTGTACGCGACGCCGGACATCACGGTGCTATCGGATGCGGACAGCAGCGAGGACCAGACCGAACCGGGTGTCGATGAGTTCGGGACGCCAACGGCCGAGATACCGCTCGCGAAGCTGGTCAAGATCAAGAGCATGAACAATTTGGCCATCCCGAAGGGTAGCATGTTCCCAGACGAAGACCAACCGGACTACCAGGGACGGGCGAGCCTGCTGCTAGAGGCGGCAGCACTAGGTGTGGTCACCGATGATCTGAGCGTGCTGGCACCCGGTACGCCCGGGCTGCTCAACCTGAACCGCATGAAATCCATGGGCAATCTGTCCGCGTACGAGCGTGAGTTCGGCGACACGCCGGTAGATCTGCTGAAGCTCAAGAAGGACTTTGAAACGCGTCGGTTCAGCTttgcaaaaatgaaatcccTTACCGATCTGACGGTCGATGATGAGCGGGATGACGTATTGGTACGAAGGCGCCGCCAGGTGGAAGCCGATGAAAGAAGCTCACCGGACGCGGACGGTAAACCGCAGTCACCGGGTGCCCATTCCTTCACCGGTTCCGGCTTCGAGCAGGCCAAccgcttccttcccttccagaTGCGCAACTCATTCAATGGTGGCGTATACCGGAAGCGGTCCGGTATCGGGTACACCCGGTACATAGGGCTCGAGGATGATGTTACGTCGCCGGATATGGCGCGGCTCGCTTGCAGTAATATGACCAAGATTGGTTCGCTCGGTACGATACCGACGGCCGGATTCGATCAGGTTGACCATGTACCCTTCCTAACACCCAACATTGGCCGCAAACGATTCGCCTCGACCAACAcgagcgccaccagcagccctGATGAGAATGATCAGCCGGTGCTGAGCAGAGCGCAACAGAGCAAACACGTcgtaacgacgacaacgacctcAGCAGTAGCTGCCAAAGTAGTGGCACGTGGTGGTTCCACCCGATCGGCCAATCCATTCGAGCGAAACTTCCGCAAGAGTGCACCAATCGGTGGCTTGAGTCCCGACGGGACGatcccgatcggtggtgcgGCACTCTCGCTAGCCAACTGTTCATCCGCCTCCGTCCAGCAGCTgcccatcggtggtggtagtgggggtGGTGGCTACTTCCGGCAGTCCGATAGCAACTTCTACAACATTGCCCGCAACTATCCGATCGGGAAGTCATCGTCGGCGAACCTGGAATCGCTCAAGCATCGTTCCTCGTACAACAACTTTCCGCTCGGTCTGAAAACGTCCCCGAACGGTGCTGCAAACCTGGCGATCAGCAGTAGCAAAGTGACGGCCGCCGTTTCAAAGCTTGAGGGTGCCGGTGTCACTATGAAGGGAGGTACCGCGggcaccaacaccaagacATCCGGCGCGAAAGGGTCGACCGCAggttcggtggcggcgacggcagtgACGAAAGCGGTGCCCGTGACCGCGACGGCCATTCAACCAGCCGCGTCCGGAAATCGTGTCTTCCATAG AAATCCCAGCTCTAGCTCAATTCCAATGAGTGAAACCGGCTCACTGGATCGCATGAAGTCGGCAGTGGAACGACGGAAAAAGGGTGCCGGACTGGACGGAGACAACGGCACGGGACCGACGCTTTCGGGCCGTGTCGAGGGCACGCGCGTCAACACGGGGCTGATAATCGATGAGCTACTGAAAAACACCAAACTAGAACACATAGAAGATGAGAAAA ATCCCACCGGACTAGCGCTGTACATCAGTAGCGATGGTACGACGATGGTTGGCAGCCACGAGGTGCGCTCGCGAATGCCGGCCGGAGCATTCAAGCAGGTGGTTATGGAAAATCCAAgatag